A window from Montipora capricornis isolate CH-2021 chromosome 7, ASM3666992v2, whole genome shotgun sequence encodes these proteins:
- the LOC138056207 gene encoding uncharacterized protein — translation MESVVNMFLPVHMNSCHWELAIFSIKNKTVFFDDGYHCHANRIIDIIFQTIANDKFNPSGWSLVLKIDEIREFVLRTKVHLAFITETWLRSSISDGIVSIPEFVVICEDRHLDSHGGVCAYVKEGQCKYKVLDELQCCKSHEILWLHLRPNSLPQGFSRVIAAVVYHPPGADEGTIRDHLFHSLLQAETKYPNCGFIISGDFNRLNIKQVAHHFNLKQIVGVPTKNNATLDLVFINMHEFYNKPEAHPPFGLPDHNSILVPPKIRDPGTNKGKVIIKRDTRKSSKVAMGRFLGSIDWHALFSALYTCEDMWNLFCKTIHTGLHILMPFKRTKICSADAPWMTQKLKSLILKRQKAFNSRGSESSSFKHYRNLVNRVRKECRAEYYRSKIQNLKEEQPKQWWAEVKRLSGMKVQTNDLVNHIDIEDFSELSSKDQANLINTAFLEPLNQYKLASPLSYRNLEELSEIPTVSVERVQKALNGLNKHKACGRDEISNWLLKDFSDILAQPIASIINASYKEQQLPKMWTTGNVTPLPKTRLVQDLIKRLRPISLTPCLSKLAEEFIVTDYIKPEIIEVIDPNQYGVIPSSSTTMALISMLHNWILGTDGSGATVRSMLFDYRKAFDYIDHSILVDKLCSLAIPTSVINWVINFLSDRLQRVKLANDCYSDWGSVPSGVPQGTKLGPWLFDKRFEAWCFVLLEIRR, via the exons ATGGAAAGCGTGGTGAACATGTTCTTGCCTGTCCACATGAACTCGTGCCACTGGGAACTcgcaattttttcaataaagaaCAAAACAGTGTTCTTTGATGACGGCTACCACTGCCATGCTAACAGAATAATCGATATCATTTTCCAAACAATTGCCAATGATAAGTTTAATCCCTCAGGATG GTCTCTTGTACTTAAAATAGACGAGATCAGAGAGTTTGTTTTGCGCACTAAGGTACATCTTGCCTTCATCACCGAAACTTGGCTACGCTCCTCGATATCTGATGGTATTGTGTCTATCCCAGAATTTGTTGTCATCTGTGAAGATAGACATTTGGACAGCCACGGAGGAGTATGTGCTTACGTTAAGGAAGGCCAATGCAAATATAAAGTACTAGATGAGTTGCAATGTTGCAAAAGCCATGAGATCTTATGGCTCCACTTAAGACCTAATAGCCTACCCCAAGGTTTTTCCCGTGTTATTGCTGCGGTTGTTTACCATCCACCAGGAGCGGATGAAGGGACAATTCGGGACCATTTGTTCCATTCGTTATTACAAGCAGAAACAAAGTATCCAAACTGTGGTTTCATCATTTCAGGAGATTTCAACCGACTAAATATCAAACAGGTGGCACATCATTTCAACTTGAAGCAGATTGTGGGAGTACCGACTAAAAATAACGCCACCTTAGACCTTGTATTCATAAACATGCatgaattttacaacaaacctgAAGCACATCCACCCTTTGGTCTACCTGACCATAATTCTATACTTGTGCCACCTAAAATTAGAGATCCAGGTACCAACAAGGGAAAAGTTATCATTAAACGAGACACAAGGAAGAGTTCTAAAGTAGCCATGGGGAGGTTCCTTGGCTCTATTGACTGGCATGCCCTTTTCAGTGCCTTATACACCTGTGAAGACATGTGGAACTTATTCTGCAAGACCATTCACACAGGCTTACACATTCTTATGCCGTTCAAAAGGACAAAAATTTGCAGTGCCGACGCCCCATGGATGACACAAAAGCTAAAGTCGTTGATACTTAAAAGACAAAAGGCCTTTAACAGTAGAGGTAGTGAGTCATCGTCCTTTAAGCACTACCGGAACCTTGTCAATAGGGTAAGAAAAGAATGCAGAGCAGAATATTATCGATCAAAAATTCAGAACCTCAAGGAAGAACAACCTAAGCAATGGTGGGCAGAGGTTAAACGTCTTAGCGGGATGAAAGTCCAAACCAACGACCTAGTCAACCATATCGATATCGAAGACTTTTCCGAACTATCATCCAAAGACCAAGCAAACCTGATAAATACTGCCTTTTTGGAACCTCTTAACCAATACAAACTAGCAAGTCCACTATCTTACCGCAATCTGGAAGAGTTGTCTGAAATACCCACTGTGAGCGTGGAGCGTGTCCAAAAGGCACTGAATGGCCTAAATAAGCACAAAGCTTGTGGTCGCGATGAGATATCAAACTGGTTATTGAAGGATTTTTCTGATATTCTTGCTCAGCCAATTGCCTCCATCATCAACGCATCTTACAAAGAACAGCAACTCCCGAAGATGTGGACGACAGGCAATGTGACACCACTTCCAAAAACCAGGCTAGTGCAAGACCTCATCAAACGACTTAGACCAATATCACTCACACCCTGCCTGTCAAAGTTGGCCGAAGAATTTATAGTAACAGACTATATTAAACCGGAGATCATCGAAGTGATTGACCCCAACCAGTATGGAGTGATCCCAAGCTCATCAACAACTATGGCCCTGATCAGTATGTTGCATAATTGGATCTTAGGTACGGATGGAAGCGGCGCAACTGTAAGATCTATGTTGTTTGACTACCGAAAGGCATTTGATTATATAGACCACTCAATACTTGTTGATAAACTTTGTAGTCTGGCCATTCCAACCAGTGTAATTAATTGGGTCATAAATTTCCTGAGTGATAGACTGCAACGCGTCAAATTAGCAAATGACTGCTATTCAGACTGGGGTTCCGTCCCGTCAGGTGTACCTCAGGGCACCAAATTAGGTCCCTGGCTCTTTGATAAACGATTTGAAGCATGGTGCTTTGTCCTATTGGAAATTCGTAGATGA